The following proteins come from a genomic window of Brevibacillus antibioticus:
- a CDS encoding MurR/RpiR family transcriptional regulator has product MIMESVQERIRKHYPELTNQQKLAAKYILAEPKTVALQPAKAVGALSGTSETTIIRLSYALAYSGYSELQNEIRSSLLEKVPKADAIHSFRTAAVEMKGKQDLISYNMEQDVAYIRQTLGELQKDQLLQAISRIMAAKHILVVGFRSSFAPAHWLAFTLNVVRGNAHLYNGPVDDVNYLLTQINQEWLVIALSFPRYTTETILFAKAAKERGAKIIGITDDELSPIGPVADQILKVSAPAPTALKGMTAIFSMLNILISGVVQADGEQVQQRLKEYEETSRQIYPFVEGTEV; this is encoded by the coding sequence ATGATCATGGAATCCGTACAGGAGCGCATCCGTAAGCATTACCCGGAATTGACCAACCAACAAAAACTCGCAGCCAAATACATTCTCGCGGAGCCGAAGACCGTTGCACTTCAACCAGCCAAAGCTGTCGGGGCATTGAGCGGTACAAGCGAAACGACAATCATCCGACTATCCTACGCTCTCGCTTACTCCGGGTACAGCGAATTGCAAAACGAGATCCGCAGCTCCTTATTGGAAAAAGTCCCAAAAGCTGATGCCATCCACAGTTTTCGTACAGCGGCTGTGGAGATGAAGGGGAAACAAGACCTGATTTCTTATAACATGGAGCAGGATGTTGCGTATATTCGGCAAACGTTAGGGGAGCTACAAAAGGACCAACTTTTGCAAGCGATTTCACGTATTATGGCAGCCAAACACATTCTCGTCGTAGGGTTTCGCAGCTCCTTTGCTCCGGCCCATTGGCTCGCCTTTACACTGAATGTCGTCAGAGGAAACGCGCATCTGTACAATGGGCCAGTTGATGACGTCAACTATCTGTTGACCCAGATCAATCAGGAGTGGCTCGTGATCGCACTCTCCTTCCCCCGCTATACGACTGAAACGATCCTGTTTGCAAAAGCAGCCAAAGAGAGAGGCGCCAAAATCATCGGGATTACCGACGATGAGCTATCTCCGATTGGACCCGTAGCCGATCAAATTTTGAAAGTCAGCGCACCTGCTCCTACTGCCTTAAAAGGAATGACGGCGATCTTTTCCATGCTGAATATTTTGATCAGTGGTGTGGTTCAGGCTGATGGAGAACAGGTACAACAAAGACTGAAAGAATACGAAGAGACAAGTCGACAAATATACCCGTTTGTGGAAGGGACAGAAGTGTAA